The Pseudomonas asiatica genome has a segment encoding these proteins:
- a CDS encoding mannose-1-phosphate guanylyltransferase/mannose-6-phosphate isomerase, translating to MIPVILSGGSGSRLWPLSRKQFPKQFLALTSEHTLFQQTLERLVFEGMDTPIVVCNKDHKFIVQEQLAALKLETQGILMEPFGRNTAPAVAMAAMKLVNEGRDELMLVLPADHVIEDQKALQRALALATVAAERGEMVLFGVPATKPETGYGYIRSSQDALLPEGVARVAQFVEKPDEKRAAEFVQAGGYFWNSGMFLFRASRFLEELKKHDGDIYDTCVLALERSQEDGDVLSIDEATFACCPDNSIDYAVMEKTQRACVVPMSAGWSDVGCWSSLWEVHEKDDNGNVTKGDVVVQDSHNCMIHGNGKLVSVIGLENIVVVETKDAMMIAHKDKVQGVKQMVKTLDEQGRSETQNHLEVYRPWGSYDSVDMGGRFQVKHITVKPGASLSLQMHHHRAEHWIVVSGTAEVTCDENVFLLTENQSTYIPIASVHRLRNPGKIPLEIIEVQSGSYLGEDDIERFEDVYGRTSTPIERGVSVKTIAQ from the coding sequence ATGATCCCGGTAATTCTTTCTGGTGGTAGCGGTTCCCGTCTGTGGCCTCTGTCGCGCAAGCAGTTCCCCAAGCAGTTCCTGGCCCTGACCAGTGAACACACCCTGTTCCAGCAAACCCTCGAGCGCCTGGTGTTCGAAGGCATGGACACACCGATCGTGGTCTGCAACAAGGACCACAAGTTCATCGTCCAGGAGCAACTGGCCGCGCTGAAGCTGGAAACCCAAGGCATCCTGATGGAACCGTTCGGCCGCAACACCGCGCCGGCCGTGGCCATGGCTGCCATGAAACTGGTCAACGAAGGCCGCGACGAGCTGATGCTGGTGCTGCCCGCCGACCACGTGATCGAGGACCAGAAGGCCCTGCAACGCGCCCTGGCCCTGGCCACCGTGGCTGCCGAGCGTGGCGAGATGGTGCTGTTCGGCGTGCCGGCGACCAAGCCGGAAACCGGCTACGGCTATATCCGCTCCAGCCAGGACGCCCTGCTGCCTGAAGGCGTGGCGCGCGTGGCGCAGTTCGTCGAGAAGCCCGACGAAAAACGCGCCGCCGAGTTCGTCCAGGCCGGCGGTTACTTCTGGAACAGCGGCATGTTCCTGTTCCGTGCCAGCCGCTTCCTCGAAGAACTGAAAAAGCACGACGGCGACATCTACGACACCTGCGTGCTGGCCCTGGAGCGCAGCCAGGAAGACGGTGATGTGCTGAGCATCGACGAAGCCACCTTCGCCTGCTGCCCGGACAACTCCATTGACTACGCGGTGATGGAAAAGACCCAGCGCGCCTGCGTGGTGCCGATGTCGGCCGGCTGGAGCGACGTGGGCTGCTGGTCGTCGCTGTGGGAAGTGCACGAGAAGGACGACAACGGCAACGTCACCAAGGGCGACGTGGTGGTGCAGGACAGCCACAACTGCATGATCCACGGCAACGGCAAGCTGGTGTCGGTGATCGGCCTGGAGAACATCGTGGTGGTCGAGACCAAGGACGCCATGATGATTGCCCACAAGGACAAGGTCCAGGGCGTCAAGCAGATGGTCAAGACCCTCGACGAGCAGGGCCGCAGCGAAACCCAGAACCACCTGGAAGTGTATCGCCCGTGGGGCTCGTACGACTCGGTGGACATGGGTGGCCGCTTCCAGGTCAAGCACATCACCGTCAAGCCGGGCGCCAGCCTGTCGCTGCAGATGCACCACCACCGTGCCGAGCACTGGATCGTGGTGTCCGGCACCGCCGAGGTGACCTGTGACGAGAACGTGTTCCTGCTGACCGAGAACCAGTCCACCTACATCCCGATCGCCTCGGTGCACCGCCTGCGCAACCCGGGCAAGATCCCGCTGGAGATCATCGAAGTGCAGTCCGGCAGCTACCTGGGCGAGGATGACATCGAGCGCTTCGAGGATGTGTATGGGCGTACCTCTACACCGATCGAGCGTGGTGTTTCGGTGAAGACCATCGCGCAGTAA
- a CDS encoding multidrug transporter, translating into MIIGAFLILTWLVLLLRYPAKALPISLAAVCGLGLVALFVVWQDTRETSQLARLDLRLTYAPEHCPADRALQVRMKNGNDVPLTELRWRVAAYAPGDTVNLAENTYNAPRYRGPGELQPGVEWKDCLPLPPLRSGYRPQTLEFRAEHLQGTFAN; encoded by the coding sequence ATGATCATCGGTGCCTTCCTCATCCTCACCTGGCTGGTGCTGCTGTTGCGCTACCCGGCCAAGGCCCTGCCGATCTCGCTGGCTGCCGTTTGTGGCCTGGGCCTGGTGGCCCTGTTCGTCGTGTGGCAGGACACCCGCGAAACCTCGCAACTGGCCCGCCTGGACCTGCGCCTGACCTACGCCCCCGAACACTGCCCCGCCGACCGCGCCCTGCAGGTGCGCATGAAGAACGGCAACGACGTGCCGCTGACCGAGCTGCGCTGGCGAGTGGCTGCTTACGCTCCGGGCGATACCGTGAACCTGGCGGAGAACACCTACAACGCCCCGCGCTACCGTGGGCCGGGTGAACTGCAGCCAGGGGTCGAGTGGAAAGACTGCCTGCCACTGCCGCCACTGCGTTCCGGGTACAGGCCGCAGACCCTGGAGTTTCGGGCAGAGCATCTGCAAGGTACGTTTGCCAACTAA
- a CDS encoding MBOAT family O-acyltransferase, which yields MVFSSNVFLFLFLPIFLGLYYLSGQRYRNLLLLVASYIFYAWWRVDFLALFAGVTLWNYWIGLKVGAAGVRTKPAQRWLLLGVGVDLAILGYFKYANFGVDSLNAIISSFGLEPFILTHVLLPIGISFYIFESISYIIDVYRGDTPATRNLIDFAAFVAIFPHLIAGPVLRFKDLVDQFNNRTHTLDKFSEGCTRFMQGFIKKVFIADTLAVVADHCFALQNPTTGDAWLGALAYTAQLYFDFSGYSDMAIGLGLMMGFRFMENFKQPYISQSITEFWRRWHISLSTWLRDYLYITLGGNRKGTFNTYRNLFLTMLLGGLWHGANFTYIIWGAWHGMWLAIERALGIDTNPQRFNPVKWAFTFLLVVVGWVIFRAENLEVAGRMYGAMFSFGDWQLSELNRAQLTGLQVATLVVAYITLAFFGLRDFYRNARPTPKATPVEVNSDGSIGLDWTRVMTRALVLLLFVASILKLSAQSYSPFLYFQF from the coding sequence ATGGTCTTCTCGTCCAACGTGTTCCTGTTCCTGTTCTTGCCGATCTTCCTCGGCCTGTACTACTTGAGCGGGCAACGTTATCGCAACCTGCTGCTGCTGGTCGCCAGCTACATCTTCTACGCCTGGTGGCGGGTGGACTTCCTGGCCCTGTTCGCCGGGGTCACCCTGTGGAACTACTGGATCGGCCTGAAAGTCGGCGCCGCCGGTGTGCGCACCAAGCCCGCGCAGCGCTGGCTGCTGCTCGGCGTCGGTGTCGACCTGGCGATCCTCGGCTACTTCAAGTACGCCAACTTCGGCGTCGACAGCCTCAACGCGATCATCTCCTCGTTCGGCCTGGAGCCGTTCATCCTCACCCACGTGCTGCTGCCGATCGGTATCTCGTTCTACATCTTCGAGTCGATCAGCTACATCATCGACGTGTACCGCGGCGACACCCCGGCCACCCGCAACCTGATCGACTTCGCGGCGTTCGTGGCGATCTTCCCGCACCTGATCGCCGGCCCCGTGCTGCGCTTCAAGGACCTGGTCGACCAGTTCAACAACCGCACCCACACCCTGGACAAGTTCTCCGAAGGCTGCACCCGCTTCATGCAGGGCTTCATCAAGAAAGTGTTCATCGCCGATACCCTGGCGGTAGTGGCCGACCACTGCTTCGCCCTGCAGAACCCGACCACCGGCGATGCCTGGCTCGGCGCCCTGGCCTACACCGCGCAGCTGTACTTCGACTTCAGCGGCTACAGCGACATGGCCATCGGCCTGGGCCTGATGATGGGCTTCCGCTTCATGGAGAACTTCAAGCAGCCGTACATCAGCCAGTCGATCACCGAGTTCTGGCGGCGCTGGCACATCAGCCTGTCGACCTGGCTGCGCGACTACCTGTACATCACCCTGGGCGGTAACCGCAAAGGCACCTTCAACACCTACCGCAACCTGTTCCTGACCATGCTGCTGGGCGGCCTGTGGCATGGCGCCAACTTCACCTACATCATCTGGGGTGCCTGGCACGGCATGTGGCTGGCCATCGAGCGCGCGCTGGGCATCGACACCAACCCGCAGCGTTTCAACCCGGTGAAGTGGGCATTCACCTTCCTGCTGGTGGTGGTCGGCTGGGTGATCTTCCGTGCCGAGAACCTGGAGGTGGCCGGTCGCATGTACGGCGCCATGTTCAGCTTCGGCGACTGGCAGCTGTCGGAACTCAACCGTGCCCAGCTCACCGGCCTGCAGGTAGCCACCCTGGTGGTCGCCTACATCACCCTGGCGTTCTTCGGCCTGCGCGACTTCTACCGCAACGCCAGGCCAACGCCCAAGGCCACCCCGGTGGAGGTCAACAGCGACGGTTCGATCGGCCTGGACTGGACCCGGGTGATGACCCGCGCCCTGGTGCTGCTGCTGTTCGTGGCCTCGATCCTCAAGCTTTCGGCGCAGAGCTACTCGCCGTTCCTTTACTTCCAGTTCTGA
- a CDS encoding alginate O-acetyltransferase AlgF, with the protein MTTKTSIAKALTLAAGLSLASMQAFAGADAALYGPSAPKGSTFVRLYNASGAPAAASVGNTQIKQVGAQASSDFSFLPGGDYTAQVGGKSVPVKLAADKYYTLVNSASGNPQLIEEPPFKNKQKALVRVQNLSDQQLTLKTADGKTEVVKPVAANGRGEREINPVKVNLALYQGDKKVGDVKPVALERGEAAVLYVTGSGNALSPVWVTRPVASN; encoded by the coding sequence ATGACTACCAAGACTTCCATTGCCAAAGCCCTCACCCTCGCAGCCGGCCTGTCCCTGGCCTCCATGCAGGCCTTCGCCGGTGCCGACGCCGCGCTGTATGGCCCGAGCGCACCGAAAGGCTCGACCTTCGTACGCCTGTACAACGCCTCCGGCGCACCGGCTGCAGCCTCGGTCGGCAACACCCAGATCAAGCAGGTTGGCGCCCAGGCCAGCAGCGACTTCAGCTTCCTGCCAGGGGGTGACTACACCGCCCAGGTCGGCGGCAAGAGCGTGCCGGTCAAGCTGGCTGCGGACAAGTACTACACCCTGGTCAACAGCGCCAGCGGCAACCCGCAGCTGATCGAAGAGCCGCCGTTCAAGAACAAGCAGAAAGCCCTGGTTCGCGTGCAGAACCTGAGTGACCAGCAACTGACCCTGAAGACCGCCGACGGCAAGACCGAAGTGGTCAAGCCGGTGGCCGCCAACGGCCGTGGCGAACGCGAAATCAACCCGGTCAAGGTCAACCTGGCGCTGTACCAAGGAGACAAGAAAGTGGGTGACGTCAAACCCGTCGCCCTGGAGCGCGGCGAAGCCGCAGTGCTGTACGTAACGGGTTCCGGCAACGCCTTGTCGCCGGTGTGGGTAACTCGCCCCGTGGCTAGCAACTGA
- a CDS encoding alginate O-acetyltransferase → MTRTLRITYSLSFLGLLVGMGVWSTGGLQSFQRTEQMTLLNGKLAKAAETHYDEQFPIKRLGTNLWAAMDFKLFNEGRPGVVLGRDQWLFSDEEFKPTAGAEQLMQENLALIRGVRDTLQQHGSQLVLAIVPAKARVYAEYLGKELPTSLHDDLYNQFHAQARQANVFAPDLMAPMEQAKARGQVFLRTDTHWTPMGAEVAAQALAEAVNRQSLLNGDPQAFITEAGSTAPYKGDLTNFLPLDPLFSNLLPAPDNLQQRTTRPVEAEGEAGDALFADTQIPVALVGTSYSANPHWNFLGALQQALRSDVANYAEDGHGPLLPMLKYLQSDAFKNAAPQVVVWEFPERYLPMKNDLSSFDPQWIAQLKNTRKSEENLALSSTRTNH, encoded by the coding sequence ATGACCCGGACATTACGCATTACCTATTCGCTGTCGTTCCTCGGCCTGCTGGTGGGCATGGGCGTCTGGTCCACCGGCGGCCTGCAAAGCTTCCAGCGTACCGAGCAGATGACCCTGCTCAACGGCAAGCTGGCCAAGGCCGCCGAGACCCACTACGACGAGCAGTTCCCGATCAAGCGCCTGGGTACCAACCTATGGGCGGCAATGGACTTCAAGCTGTTCAACGAAGGCCGCCCCGGCGTGGTGCTGGGCCGCGACCAGTGGCTGTTCAGTGACGAAGAGTTCAAGCCCACCGCCGGTGCCGAGCAGCTGATGCAGGAAAACCTGGCGCTGATCCGTGGCGTGCGCGACACCCTGCAGCAGCACGGCAGCCAGCTGGTGCTGGCGATCGTGCCGGCCAAGGCGCGGGTGTATGCCGAGTACCTGGGCAAGGAACTGCCGACCAGCCTGCATGACGACCTGTACAACCAGTTCCATGCCCAGGCACGCCAGGCCAACGTGTTCGCCCCGGACCTGATGGCACCCATGGAGCAGGCCAAGGCCCGCGGCCAGGTGTTCCTGCGCACCGACACCCACTGGACGCCGATGGGCGCCGAAGTGGCGGCGCAGGCACTGGCCGAAGCGGTAAACCGCCAGAGCCTGCTCAACGGCGACCCGCAGGCGTTCATCACCGAAGCCGGCAGCACCGCGCCATACAAGGGCGACCTGACCAACTTCCTGCCACTGGACCCGCTGTTCAGCAACCTGCTGCCGGCCCCGGACAACCTGCAGCAACGCACCACTCGCCCGGTCGAGGCCGAAGGTGAAGCCGGTGACGCACTGTTCGCCGACACGCAGATCCCGGTTGCGCTGGTGGGTACCAGCTACAGCGCCAACCCGCACTGGAACTTCCTCGGTGCGCTGCAGCAGGCCCTGCGCAGCGACGTGGCCAACTACGCCGAAGACGGCCATGGCCCGCTACTGCCGATGCTCAAGTACCTGCAAAGCGATGCCTTCAAGAACGCCGCACCCCAGGTGGTGGTGTGGGAATTCCCAGAACGTTATCTGCCAATGAAGAACGACCTCAGCAGCTTCGATCCACAGTGGATCGCCCAGCTGAAGAACACCCGTAAATCCGAAGAAAACCTGGCTTTGTCGTCCACCCGGACTAACCACTAA